One Ricinus communis isolate WT05 ecotype wild-type chromosome 1, ASM1957865v1, whole genome shotgun sequence DNA window includes the following coding sequences:
- the LOC112535491 gene encoding adhesive plaque matrix protein encodes MAFNVSFFSSFILLLSSLVIASARDYDYGSKPNNSYGSTPISENVPKLDNNYGSTPTSENVKPDHEYVQKSKSNDVPKDEYNLEPKPNTIKPEYKYEEPKPDTAKPENVYIPKPKSDIIKPENECSAIPKSDIVNSDNNYSPVTKPDTTKPDTTYSKPKSEYVKPSEEYDSNHKSHTYPRPNSRYVKPDEEYNPKPKSDVVKSDNSYSKPNPEYVKSDKEYSPKPKSNIVKPDNSYPKPNPEYVKSDKEYNPKPKLDIIKPDNTSPQPEQEYIKSSKEYNPKSKSNIVKPDVIYTKPKPTYVKSNEEYNPKPTLDTPKPDGTYSKPELEYVKPDEKYNPKPKSDTIKPDNIFPKPKSEYTKSNEEYNPKSKSDIVKHDTTYSRPKLEYVQSNPDSTYPKSKSEYVKPNEKYNPKPEVDTVNPDNTYLTPKTEYIKSDEEYIPKPEHDQSKTDKLNYDDLPKPNLKKPDYWYIPKPNLNHPKLTVPKPDTVKEDYGYGPKLENPFQVGIEGLVLCKSSSSYVPLEGAVARITCSVMDESGHKTTPFSCLTGATDTKGYFFKALSLFGHDDDLKLIDCKVKLEKSPLDTCDIPTDVNKGITGAHLSSYRILSDKKLKLFSVGPFFYTSEPKSTPTTGY; translated from the exons ATGGCATTCAACGTTTCCTTTTTTTCATCCTTTATCCTTCTTCTGTCATCGCTAGTTATTGCTTCTGCTAGGGATTATGATTATGGTTCTAAGCCAAACAATAGTTATGGCTCGACACCCATATCAGAAAATGTCCCCAAGCTAGACAATAACTATGGCTCCACACCCACATCCGAAAACGTCAAGCCTGATCACGAATATGTCCAAAAATCCAAATCTAATGATGTCCCAAAAGATGAGTACAACCTTGAACCAAAACCAAATACTATCAAGCCTGAATACAAGTATGAGGAACCTAAACCTGATACTGCCAAACCTGAAAATGTTTATATCCCCAAACCAAAATCAGACATCATCAAGCCCGAAAATGAGTGTAGCGCAATACCTAAATCAGACATTGTCAATTCTGATAATAACTATAGCCCGGTTACTAAACCAGATACCACAAAACCTGATACCACATATTCTAAACCAAAATCAGAATATGTCAAACCTAGTGAAGAATATGATTCAAACCATAAATCACATACCTATCCTAGACCAAACTCAAGATATGTTAAACCTGATGAAGAGTACAACCCAAAACCTAAATCAGATGTTGTCAAATCCGACAATTCATACTCTAAACCAAATCCAGAATATGTCAAATCTGATAAAGAGTATAGCCCAAAACCTAAATCAAATATTGTCAAACCCGACAACTCATACCCTAAACCAAATCCAGAATATGTCAAATCCGATAAAGAGTATAACCCAAAACCtaaattagatattattaAACCCGATAATACCTCTCCTCAACCAGAGCAAGAGTACATCAAATCTAGTAAAGAGTACAacccaaaatcaaaatcaaacatTGTCAAACCCGATGTCATCTATACTAAACCGAAGCCAACATATGTCAAATCGAATGAAGAATACAATCCAAAACCTACATTAGACACTCCTAAACCCGATGGAACTTATTCTAAACCAGAGTTAGAATATGTCAAACCTGATGAAAAGTACAACCCTAAACCTAAATCAGACACTATCAAACCCGATAACATTTTTCCAAAACCAAAGTCAGAATATACTAAATCCAATGAAGAGTACAATCCAAAATCTAAATCAGACATTGTTAAACACGACACCACTTATTCTAGACCAAAGCTAGAGTATGTCCAATCCAATCCCGATAGCACTTATCCTAAATCAAAGTCAGAATATGTTAAACCTAATGAAAAGTACAACCCAAAACCTGAAGTAGACACTGTCAATCCTGATAACACTTATCTCACACCAAAAACAGAATATATTAAATCTGATGAAGAGTACATCCCAAAACCAGAGCATGACCAATCAAAAACTGACAAACTAAACTATGATGATCTCCCAAAACCCAACCTTAAGAAACCTGACTATTGGTATATCCCAAAACCTAACCTAAACCATCCTAAGCTGACTGTCCCTAAACCAGACACTGTCAAAGAAGATTATGGGTATGGCCCAAAACTAGAAAATCCATTCCAAGTTGGCATTGAAGGGCTTGTCTTATGCAAATCCAGTTCGAGTTATGTTCCTCTTGAAG GTGCTGTGGCAAGGATAACATGTTCAGTTATGGACGAGAGTGGGCACAAGACAACACCTTTCTCTTGCTTGACTGGCGCAACTGATACGAAGGGTTACTTCTTCAAGGCACTGTCTCTTTTTGGGCATGATGATGATTTGAAGTTGATAGACTGTAAGGTTAAACTTGAAAAATCTCCATTGGATACCTGCGATATTCCTACAGACGTAAACAAGGGGATTACTGGTGCTCACCTTTCTTCTTACCGCATCCTCTCTGACAAGAAGTTGAAGTTATTCTCAGTTGGACCTTTCTTTTACACCTCAGAGCCCAAATCAACTCCTACTACTGGTTACTAG
- the LOC112535493 gene encoding proline-rich protein 3 has translation MAFFPSYILLLSFLVIVSAGDYDYASNPNNSYGSTPMSANVPKLDNKYASGSTPTSENVKPDYEYAPKSKPHNVPKDEYNLEPESNVVKPEGEYEKPKPDKTMYIPKPKSDNIKPENEYGAISKPDIVKPHNNYSPKPEPETTYPKLKLEYVKPDKEHSTPKSKSDTVSLDNTYPQPKKEYSKSSEEYNSKSKSDIVKPDDTYTKPKPTYSKPTSYITKPDSTYSESKPEYVNSNEEYKPKTKSDNVKPESTYPKSKPEYVKPSEEYSSKPESETLNHDNTYFTPESDIKSDEEYIPKPKTDKVNYGYIPKPDHKKPHSEYLPKHNLNHPELTVPKPDTVEEGHGYGPELENPLRVGIEGLVLCKSGSSYIPVEGAVARITCSVLDKSGYKTTPFSCLTGATDAKGYFFKALSLLGLDDDLKLIDCKVNLERSPLETCSIPTDVNKGITGAHLSSYRILSDKKLKLFSVGPFFYTSEPKSTPTTGY, from the exons ATGGCCTTCTTTCCATCCTATATCCTCCTTTTGTCGTTTCTAGTTATTGTTTCTGCTGGGGATTACGATTATGCCTCTAACCCAAACAATAGCTACGGCTCAACACCCATGTCGGCAAATGTCCCCAAGCTAGATAATAAGTATGCCTCTGGCTCTACACCCACATCCGAAAATGTCAAACCTGACTATGAGTATGCCCCAAAATCCAAACCTCACAATGTCCCGAAAGATGAGTACAACCTTGAACCAGAATCCAACGTTGTCAAGCCTGAaggtgagtatgagaaacctAAGCCTGATAAAACTATGTATATCCCCAAACCAAAATCAGACAACATCAAGCCTGAAAATGAGTATGGTGCAATATCTAAACCAGACATTGTCAAGCCTCATAATAACTATAGCCCGAAGCCTGAACCCGAAACCACCTATCCTAAGCTAAAATTAGAATATGTCAAACCCGATAAAGAGCATAGTACTCCAAAATCTAAATCGGACACTGTTAGTCTCGACAACACCTATCCTCaaccaaagaaagaatatAGCAAATCTAGTGAAGAGTACAATTCAAAGTCTAAATCAGACATTGTTAAACCCGATGACACCTATACTAAACCAAAGCCAACATATTCAAAACCTACATCATACATTACAAAACCCGATAGCACTTATTCTGAATCAAAGCCAGAGTATGTCAACTCTAATGAAGAGTACAAACCAAAAACTAAATCAGACAATGTCAAACCCGAAAGTACCTATCCTAAATCAAAACCAGAATATGTCAAACCTAGTGAAGAATATAGCTCAAAACCTGAATCAGAGACCTTGAATCATGATAACACCTACTTCACACCTGAATCAGATATTAAATCCGATGAAGAGTATATCCCCAAACCAAAGACTGACAAAGTGAATTACGGTTATATTCCAAAACCTGACCATAAGAAACCTCACTCTGAGTATCTCCCAAAACATAACCTAAACCATCCTGAGTTGACTGTCCCTAAACCAGACACTGTTGAAGAAGGTCATGGGTATGGTCCGGAATTAGAAAATCCACTCCGAGTTGGCATTGAAGGGCTTGTCTTATGCAAATCGGGTTCTAGCTATATTCCTGTTGAAG GTGCTGTGGCAAGGATAACGTGTTCAGTTTTGGACAAGAGTGGGTATAAGACAACACCTTTCTCTTGCTTGACTGGTGCAACTGATGCGAAGGGTTACTTCTTCAAGGCACTTTCTCTTTTAGGGCTTGATGATGATTTGAAGTTGATAGATTGCAAGGTTAATCTCGAAAGATCTCCATTAGAAACCTGCAGTATTCCTACAGACGTAAACAAGGGGATTACTGGTGCTCACCTTTCTTCTTACCGCATCCTCTCTGACAAGAAGTTGAAGTTATTCTCAGTTGGACCTTTCTTTTACACCTCAGAGCCCAAATCAACTCCTACTACTGGTTACTAG